A genomic window from Quercus lobata isolate SW786 chromosome 10, ValleyOak3.0 Primary Assembly, whole genome shotgun sequence includes:
- the LOC115964689 gene encoding disease resistance protein At4g27190-like: MDILTGCTGSIVAEIGKCTAKPIIRHVGYLFRFKKIVDDLIKAKTDLQLDQQKVQEAIERAAMNTEVVEKDVERWLANVNQLLEEVQALVNKVQVNLRPCNGWCPDWIRQYKLCKEAIKKTNVVKELQDKGKFSELTHRAPTPGIEIFSSSDFKVFESRNLAFQQIMEALHEDNNKGIGLYGMGGIGKTTLVNEVYKKVKELNIFNDIVMIVVSRTPDVRRIQGEIADCLHLKLEEESDTFRANRICSRIKSVEKILIIVDDVWDTVEIISINFLLEKEALALMKSIVGDNPDLNDVMLKVVEECNKGLPKAISTVGKALKGKTLNEWNVAMYELRRSRLVDIEEDYNIPIEELTRYAMGLEEDEDFHSLDEARSQVRAVINNLKDSSLLLEGSTKEFVKMHDMVRDIGLWMTSKGENEFELRACTRLERNTNLERTTAISLINYNTEQLPDNLLCPRLNILLLGGIRSFKEISNALFEGMNCLKVLKLHEIILSSQSLELLTNLQTLYLKDCDFNDDLSSLGKLKRLETFKFLQMSNGCIAK, from the exons ATGGACATATTGACGGGATGCACGGGCTCCATTGTAGCTGAAATTGGAAAATGCACAGCGAAGCCCATCATACGTCATGTTGGTTATTTGTTCCGTTTCAAGAAAATTGTTGATGATCTTATCAAAGCAAAAACAGACCTGCAATTAGATCAGCAAAAGGTGCAAGAGGCTATCGAGCGAGCTGCAATGAACACTGAGGTTGTTGAGAAGGATGTAGAAAGGTGGTTGGCAAATGTGAATCAACTCTTGGAAGAAGTACAGGCGCTGGTAAATAAAGTACAAGTAAACTTGAGGCCCTGTAACGGCTGGTGTCCTGATTGGATTCGGCAATACAAGTTATGTAAGGAAGCCATAAAGAAGACAAATGTTGTTAAAGAACTCCAAGATAAGGGCAAATTTTCTGAATTGACCCATCGTGCTCCGACTCCTGGCATAGAGATATTTTCATCTAGTGATTTCAAGGTGTTTGAATCTAGAAACTTGGCTTTCCAACAAATTATGGAGGCATTGCATGAGGATAACAATAAAGGGATTGGACTGTATGGAATGGGAGGGATTGGGAAAACAACCCTGGTGAATGAAGTGTACAAGAAAGTCAAAGAATTGAATATATTCAATGACATTGTGATGATTGTAGTGTCCCGAACTCCTGACGTTAGAAGAATTCAAGGTGAAATTGCAGATTGTTTACATTTGAAACTTGAAGAGGAGAGTGATACTTTTAGAGCAAATCGAATATGCTCAAGAATAAAGAGTGTAGAGAAGATCCTCATAATTGTGGATGATGTCTGGGACACTGTCGA gataatttcaataaatttcttaTTGGAGAAAGAAGCATTGGCTTTAATGAAAAGCATAGTTGGTGACAACCCAGACTTGAATGATGTGATGCTGAAAGTAGTTGAAGAATGCAATAAAGGTTTGCCTAAAGCAATCAGTACTGTAGGAAAGGCTCTTAAAGGCAAAACTCTAAATGAGTGGAATGTGGCAATGTATGAACTAAGAAGGTCTAGACTGGTGGATATAGAAG AAGATTATAATATTCCTATTGAGGAATTGACTAGATATGCCATGGGACtagaggaagatgaagatttTCACTCACTTGATGAAGCAAGGAGCCAAGTGCGTGCAGTAATCAATAACCTCAAAGATTCTTCTTTACTACTAGAAGGTTCAACAAAAGAATTTGTGAAGATGCATGACATGGTTCGTGATATTGGCTTATGGATGACATCAAAAGGGGAAAATGAATTTGAGCTAAGAGCCTGCACTCGTTTAGAGAGAAACACAAACTTAGAAAGAACCACAGCAATCTCCTTGATCAATTACAACACCGAACAACTTCCCGACAACTTGTTATGTCCAAGACTCAACATTTTGTTATTGGGTGGAATTCGAAGTTTCAAAGAAATCTCTAACGCATTGTTTGAAGGGATGAATTGTCTCAAGGTTTTAAAACTACATGAGATAATCTTATCATCACAATCACTCGAATTATTGACAAACCTTCAAACCTTATACTTGAAAGATTGCGATTTCAATGATGACCTCTCTTCATTGGGAAAGTTAAAGAGACTAGAGACTTTTAAGTTTTTGCAGATGTCGAATGGTTGCATTGCCAAGTGA